In Streptomyces seoulensis, the following are encoded in one genomic region:
- a CDS encoding ArsA family ATPase — MRTLLITGPGGSGRTSVAAATGLAAARTGARVLVLGADRTDTLGAALGTVTGPTPTEAAENLTVWRPDAGARFREDLTAFQSRAGTVLDLLGASRLDAEEVTPLPGAEELSVLRALRDAALSERYDLLVVDLPPLPQALALLALPEELRRYLRRLLPPERQAARALRPVLGRLAGVPMPADWLYETAARWDLELAAVEAVVADRDTTVRLVAEPGPAGEDAVRTATLGLALAGLRAETLIANRVLPESADGTWLAGPFAQQRKTLADWAQEYDLHTVPHLGHDPRGTDDLTALAPPGVNPAPGPVEWPVTDRLAEDGTLVWRLPLPGAVRDDLDLIRRGDELVVTAGPFHRIVALPSALRRCTVAGAALTDGELCVRFAPDPALWPGTGR; from the coding sequence ATGCGCACCCTCCTGATCACCGGGCCCGGCGGCAGCGGCCGCACCAGTGTCGCCGCCGCCACCGGGCTCGCCGCGGCCCGCACCGGCGCCCGTGTGCTCGTGCTCGGCGCCGACCGGACCGACACGCTCGGCGCCGCCCTCGGCACGGTGACGGGACCCACGCCCACCGAGGCCGCCGAGAACCTCACCGTCTGGCGCCCCGACGCCGGCGCCCGCTTCCGCGAGGACCTCACCGCCTTCCAGAGCCGCGCCGGAACCGTCCTCGACCTGCTCGGCGCCTCCCGTCTTGACGCCGAGGAGGTCACCCCGCTGCCCGGCGCCGAGGAACTCTCCGTACTGCGCGCCCTGCGCGACGCGGCCCTCTCCGAGCGCTACGACCTGCTCGTGGTCGACCTCCCTCCGCTGCCCCAGGCCCTCGCCCTGCTCGCGCTGCCCGAGGAACTCCGCCGCTATCTGCGCCGCCTCCTGCCGCCCGAGCGCCAGGCCGCCCGCGCCCTGCGCCCCGTCCTCGGCCGCCTCGCCGGGGTCCCCATGCCCGCCGACTGGCTGTACGAGACCGCCGCCCGCTGGGACCTGGAACTCGCCGCCGTCGAAGCCGTCGTCGCCGACAGGGACACCACCGTCCGCCTGGTCGCCGAACCCGGCCCCGCCGGGGAGGACGCCGTGCGCACCGCCACCCTGGGCCTCGCCCTCGCCGGACTGCGCGCCGAGACCCTGATCGCCAACCGCGTCCTGCCCGAGTCCGCCGACGGCACCTGGCTGGCCGGCCCCTTCGCCCAGCAGCGCAAGACCCTGGCCGACTGGGCCCAGGAGTACGACCTGCACACCGTCCCGCACCTCGGCCACGACCCGCGCGGCACCGACGACCTCACCGCGCTCGCCCCGCCCGGCGTCAACCCCGCGCCCGGCCCCGTCGAGTGGCCGGTCACCGACCGCCTGGCCGAGGACGGCACCCTCGTCTGGCGCCTCCCGCTGCCCGGCGCCGTACGCGACGACCTCGACCTGATCCGGCGCGGCGACGAACTCGTGGTCACCGCCGGGCCCTTCCACCGGATCGTCGCCCTGCCCTCCGCGCTGCGCCGCTGCACGGTCGCCGGGGCCGCACTGACCGACGGCGAGCTGTGTGTCCGGTTCGCGCCCGACCCCGCGCTGTGGCCCGGCACGGGACGGTGA
- a CDS encoding SRPBCC family protein — translation MAEHTSSSITIEAAPADVMAVIADFSRYPDWTGEVKEAEVLETDGRGRAEEVRLVMDAGAIKDDQTLAYTWTGEHEVSWTLVKSQMLRSLDGSYLLKPAGAGATEVTYRLTVDVKIPMLGMIKRKAEKVIIDRALAGLKKRVETGS, via the coding sequence ATGGCGGAACACACCAGTTCGAGCATCACGATCGAGGCGGCCCCGGCCGATGTCATGGCGGTGATCGCCGACTTCTCCCGCTACCCGGACTGGACCGGCGAGGTGAAGGAGGCCGAGGTCCTGGAGACCGACGGCCGGGGACGCGCCGAGGAGGTCCGCCTCGTCATGGACGCGGGCGCCATCAAGGACGACCAGACCCTCGCCTACACCTGGACCGGCGAGCACGAGGTCTCCTGGACCCTGGTGAAGTCCCAGATGCTCCGCTCCCTGGACGGCAGCTACCTGCTCAAGCCCGCGGGCGCCGGGGCCACCGAGGTCACCTACCGCCTCACCGTCGACGTCAAGATCCCCATGCTCGGCATGATCAAGCGCAAGGCGGAGAAGGTCATCATCGACCGCGCGCTGGCCGGCCTGAAGAAGCGCGTCGAGACGGGCTCCTGA
- a CDS encoding metallophosphoesterase family protein, with translation MASTPARGPRTRVHVISDVHGNARDLARAGEGADALICLGDLVLFLDYADHSRGIFPDLFGARNADRLVELRTARRFEEARAFGRELWSGIGADRDAAIEQAVRRQYAELFAAFPTPTYATYGNVDMPPLWREYAKPGTTVLDGERVEIAGRVFGFVGGGLRTPMRTPYEIDDEEYAAKIEALGEVDVLCTHIPPEVPELVYDTVARRFERGSRALLAAIERTRPRYSLFGHVHQPLVRRMRIGATECVNVGHFAGTGKPWALEW, from the coding sequence ATGGCTTCCACACCCGCCCGCGGCCCCCGCACCCGCGTACACGTGATCAGCGACGTGCACGGGAACGCCCGTGATCTCGCGCGGGCCGGGGAGGGCGCCGACGCGCTGATCTGCCTCGGCGACCTCGTCCTCTTCCTCGACTACGCCGACCACTCGCGCGGCATCTTCCCCGACCTGTTCGGCGCGCGGAACGCCGACCGGCTGGTCGAGCTGCGCACCGCCCGCCGCTTCGAGGAGGCCCGCGCCTTCGGCCGCGAGCTGTGGTCCGGCATCGGCGCCGACCGGGACGCCGCGATCGAGCAGGCGGTACGCCGTCAGTACGCCGAGCTGTTCGCCGCCTTCCCCACCCCGACCTACGCCACCTACGGCAACGTCGACATGCCGCCCCTCTGGCGGGAGTACGCGAAACCCGGCACCACCGTGCTGGACGGCGAGCGGGTGGAGATCGCCGGCCGCGTCTTCGGCTTCGTCGGCGGCGGCCTGCGCACCCCGATGCGCACCCCGTACGAGATCGACGACGAGGAGTACGCGGCGAAGATCGAGGCCCTCGGCGAGGTCGACGTGCTCTGCACCCACATCCCGCCCGAGGTGCCCGAACTCGTCTACGACACCGTCGCGCGCCGCTTCGAGCGCGGCAGCCGCGCCCTGCTGGCCGCCATCGAGCGGACCAGGCCGCGCTACTCCCTGTTCGGCCACGTCCACCAGCCGCTCGTCCGCCGGATGCGGATCGGCGCGACCGAGTGCGTGAACGTGGGGCACTTCGCCGGGACCGGAAAGCCGTGGGCGCTGGAGTGGTGA
- a CDS encoding AMP-dependent synthetase/ligase, with product MREFSLPALYEVPADGNLTDIVRRNAAQHPDVAVIARKVGGAWQDVTARQFLTEVHAAAKGLIAAGVQPGDRVGLMSRTRYEWTLLDFAIWSAGAVTVPVYETSSPEQVRWILSDSGATAAFVELDGHAAAVDSVRESLPALKHVWQIEAGGLEELTRLGQDVSDATVAERGSLAKADDPATIVYTSGTTGRPKGCVLTHRSFFAECGNIVERLRPLFRTGECSVLLFLPLAHVFGRLVQVAPMMAPIKLGCVPDIKNLTDELSAFRPTLILGVPRVFEKVYNTARAKAQADGKGAIFDKAADVAIAYSRALDTPAGPSLKLKLKHKVFDKLVYGKLRAVLGGRGEYAISGGAPLGERLGHFFRGIGFSVLEGYGLTESCAATAFNPWDRQKIGTVGQPLPGSVVRIADDGEVLLHGEHLFKEYWNNPDATAEALADGWFHTGDIGTLDEDGYLRITGRKKEIIVTAGGKNVAPAVIEDRIRAHALVAECMVVGDGRPFVGALVTIDEEFLGRWAAEHGKPAGSTADSLRDDPDLNAAVQAAVDDGNAAVSKAESVRKFRILPIQFTEESGHLTPSLKLKRNVVAKDYAADIEALYAKQTAS from the coding sequence TTGCGCGAGTTCAGCCTTCCGGCTTTGTACGAGGTCCCCGCCGACGGCAACCTGACGGACATCGTCCGCAGAAACGCCGCTCAGCACCCGGACGTCGCCGTCATCGCGCGCAAGGTGGGCGGCGCCTGGCAGGACGTGACGGCCCGGCAGTTCCTCACCGAGGTGCACGCCGCCGCCAAGGGCCTGATCGCCGCCGGTGTGCAGCCGGGTGACCGGGTCGGCCTGATGTCCCGCACCCGCTACGAGTGGACCCTGCTGGACTTCGCCATCTGGAGCGCGGGCGCGGTCACCGTGCCGGTGTACGAGACCAGTTCGCCGGAGCAGGTCCGCTGGATCCTCTCCGACTCGGGCGCGACCGCCGCCTTCGTCGAGCTGGACGGGCACGCGGCCGCCGTGGACTCGGTACGCGAGTCGCTGCCCGCGCTGAAGCACGTGTGGCAGATCGAGGCCGGGGGCCTGGAGGAGCTGACGCGGCTCGGGCAGGACGTCTCGGACGCGACGGTCGCCGAGCGCGGCTCGCTGGCCAAGGCGGACGACCCGGCGACCATCGTCTACACCAGCGGCACCACCGGCCGTCCCAAGGGCTGTGTGCTGACCCACCGCAGCTTCTTCGCGGAGTGCGGCAACATCGTGGAGCGGCTGCGCCCGCTGTTCCGTACCGGCGAGTGCTCGGTGCTGCTGTTCCTGCCGCTGGCGCACGTCTTTGGCCGGCTGGTGCAGGTGGCGCCGATGATGGCGCCGATCAAGCTGGGCTGCGTCCCGGACATCAAGAACCTCACCGACGAGCTGTCCGCGTTCCGGCCGACGCTGATCCTGGGCGTCCCGCGCGTGTTCGAGAAGGTCTACAACACCGCGCGGGCCAAGGCGCAGGCCGACGGCAAGGGCGCGATCTTCGACAAGGCCGCGGACGTGGCCATCGCCTACAGCAGGGCGCTGGACACCCCGGCGGGCCCGTCGCTGAAGCTGAAGCTCAAGCACAAGGTCTTCGACAAGCTGGTCTACGGCAAGCTGCGCGCGGTGCTCGGCGGCCGGGGCGAGTACGCGATCTCGGGCGGCGCCCCGCTGGGCGAGCGGCTCGGCCACTTCTTCCGGGGCATCGGCTTCTCGGTGCTGGAGGGCTACGGTCTGACCGAGTCCTGCGCGGCCACCGCGTTCAACCCGTGGGACCGGCAGAAGATCGGCACGGTCGGCCAGCCGCTGCCCGGCTCGGTCGTGCGGATAGCGGACGACGGCGAGGTGCTGCTGCACGGCGAGCACCTGTTCAAGGAGTACTGGAACAACCCGGACGCGACCGCCGAGGCGCTGGCCGACGGCTGGTTCCACACCGGGGACATCGGCACCCTGGACGAGGACGGCTATCTCCGGATCACCGGCCGCAAGAAGGAGATCATCGTGACGGCGGGCGGCAAGAACGTCGCCCCGGCCGTGATCGAGGACCGTATCCGGGCGCACGCGCTGGTCGCGGAGTGCATGGTGGTGGGCGACGGGCGGCCGTTCGTGGGCGCGCTGGTCACCATCGACGAGGAGTTCCTGGGCCGCTGGGCCGCCGAGCACGGCAAGCCCGCCGGTTCCACGGCCGACTCGCTGCGCGACGACCCGGACCTGAACGCGGCCGTCCAGGCGGCCGTGGACGACGGCAACGCGGCGGTCTCCAAGGCGGAGTCGGTGCGCAAGTTCCGTATCCTGCCGATCCAGTTCACCGAGGAGTCGGGGCACCTGACGCCCTCGCTGAAGCTGAAGCGGAACGTGGTGGCGAAGGACTACGCGGCCGACATCGAGGCCCTGTACGCCAAGCAGACCGCCTCCTGA
- a CDS encoding glycosyltransferase family 4 protein, which translates to MHKTLIVTNDFPPRPGGIQAFLHNMALRLDPDRIVVYASTWKRGREGAEATAAFDAEQPFTVVRDRTTMLLPTPAVTRRAVGLLREHGCTSVWFGAAAPLGLMAPALRQAGAGRLVATTHGHEAGWAQLPGARGLLRRIGESTDTVTYLGEYTRSRIAAALTPEAAGRMVQLPPGVDEKTFHPGSGGDEVRARLGLTDRPVVVCVSRLVPRKGQDTLIRAMPQILAAEPDTVLLIVGGGPYEADLRRLAAETGVADSVRFTGAVPWAELPAHFGAGDVFAMPCRTRRGGLDVEGLGIVYLEASATGLPVVAGDSGGAPDAVLDGETGWVVRGGEPAEAAERITALLADEGLRRRMGERGRSWVEEKWRWDLLAERLKVLL; encoded by the coding sequence ATGCACAAGACCCTGATCGTGACCAACGACTTTCCGCCCCGCCCCGGCGGCATCCAGGCGTTCCTGCACAACATGGCGCTGCGCCTGGACCCGGACCGGATCGTCGTCTACGCCTCCACCTGGAAGCGCGGCCGGGAGGGCGCCGAGGCGACCGCCGCCTTCGACGCCGAGCAGCCCTTCACCGTCGTACGCGACCGTACGACCATGCTGCTGCCCACCCCGGCGGTGACCCGGCGGGCGGTGGGGCTGCTGCGGGAGCACGGCTGCACCTCGGTGTGGTTCGGGGCGGCGGCGCCGCTCGGGCTGATGGCACCGGCGCTGCGCCAGGCCGGCGCCGGGCGGCTGGTGGCGACCACCCACGGTCACGAGGCGGGCTGGGCCCAGCTGCCCGGCGCCCGTGGGCTGCTGCGCCGGATCGGCGAGTCCACCGACACGGTCACCTACCTCGGCGAGTACACCCGGTCCCGGATCGCCGCCGCGCTCACCCCTGAGGCGGCCGGACGCATGGTCCAGCTGCCGCCCGGTGTGGACGAGAAGACCTTCCACCCCGGCTCCGGCGGCGACGAGGTGCGCGCCCGGCTCGGGCTCACCGACCGGCCCGTCGTGGTGTGCGTCTCCCGGCTGGTGCCGAGGAAGGGCCAGGACACGCTGATCCGTGCCATGCCCCAGATCCTCGCCGCCGAGCCGGACACCGTGCTGCTGATCGTGGGCGGCGGCCCCTACGAGGCCGACCTGCGCCGGCTGGCCGCCGAGACCGGCGTCGCGGACTCCGTACGGTTCACCGGCGCGGTGCCCTGGGCCGAACTGCCCGCGCACTTCGGCGCCGGGGACGTGTTCGCCATGCCGTGCCGCACCCGGCGCGGCGGGCTGGACGTGGAGGGGCTCGGCATCGTGTACCTGGAGGCGTCCGCGACCGGGCTGCCCGTGGTCGCCGGTGACTCCGGCGGAGCCCCGGACGCCGTGCTCGACGGCGAGACCGGCTGGGTGGTCCGGGGCGGCGAACCGGCCGAGGCCGCCGAGCGGATCACCGCCCTCCTCGCCGACGAGGGCCTGCGCCGCCGGATGGGCGAGCGCGGCCGGAGCTGGGTCGAGGAGAAGTGGCGCTGGGACCTGCTGGCCGAACGGCTGAAGGTGCTGCTCTGA
- a CDS encoding glycosyltransferase family 87 protein → MDTKGAGRSLAWLAAVWVASRAVLLLTVFKVITVAGPDVTSDVSVIYRGWYEVLRQGTFPLDDVTWQYPPAAALAVLSPGLLPFLDYTDAFFVLCCLTDLAVLALLVRHGRGPGRSPRGAWLWTAAVPLLGPTVYARYDVMVTALAVAALLVAARHPRVFGVLTALGALVKVWPALLLTGSFRRRPWASAAVTASGLAALFAVSMPGAFAFLTFQRDRGTEVESLGALVFHLARHFGWEGQVLLNYGSIEFLGPWVGVVSTAALVLTGAAFGWLVLWRLRVVRTDELTLPEAAFTAVLLFTVTSRVISPQYLVWLTGLAAVCLTHRASRMTAPALMVAVASLVTLLEFPIGFIHVVTSDWYGVTLMVVRNGLLVAASLTAGRRLWRATVSPAPLASAPAAAESPVSS, encoded by the coding sequence GTGGACACGAAGGGCGCCGGGCGGTCCCTGGCGTGGCTCGCGGCGGTGTGGGTGGCGAGCCGTGCCGTGCTGCTGCTGACCGTGTTCAAGGTGATCACCGTCGCGGGTCCGGACGTCACCTCGGACGTGTCGGTGATCTACCGGGGCTGGTACGAGGTCCTGCGTCAAGGAACGTTTCCGCTGGACGACGTGACCTGGCAGTACCCGCCCGCGGCGGCGCTCGCGGTCCTCTCCCCCGGCCTGCTGCCGTTCCTGGACTACACGGACGCGTTCTTCGTCCTGTGCTGCCTCACCGACCTCGCGGTGCTCGCCCTGCTGGTGCGCCACGGCCGGGGTCCGGGCCGCTCCCCGCGCGGGGCCTGGCTGTGGACGGCGGCCGTCCCGCTGCTCGGGCCGACGGTGTACGCCCGCTACGACGTGATGGTGACCGCCCTGGCCGTGGCCGCGCTGCTGGTGGCCGCCCGGCATCCGCGCGTCTTCGGGGTGCTGACCGCGCTCGGCGCGCTGGTGAAGGTCTGGCCGGCGCTGCTGCTGACGGGCTCCTTCCGGCGCCGTCCGTGGGCGTCGGCGGCGGTGACGGCGTCCGGGCTCGCGGCACTGTTCGCGGTGTCGATGCCGGGCGCCTTCGCCTTCCTGACCTTCCAGCGGGACCGGGGCACCGAGGTGGAGTCGCTGGGCGCGCTGGTCTTCCATCTGGCCCGGCACTTCGGCTGGGAGGGCCAAGTGCTGCTGAACTACGGCTCGATCGAGTTCCTCGGCCCCTGGGTCGGGGTGGTGAGCACGGCCGCGCTGGTGCTGACCGGGGCCGCGTTCGGCTGGCTGGTGCTGTGGCGGCTGCGGGTGGTGCGCACCGATGAACTGACGCTCCCCGAGGCGGCGTTCACGGCGGTGCTGCTGTTCACGGTGACGAGCCGGGTGATCAGCCCGCAGTATCTGGTGTGGCTGACCGGTCTGGCCGCCGTGTGCCTGACCCACCGCGCGTCCCGGATGACCGCGCCGGCGCTGATGGTGGCGGTGGCGTCCCTGGTGACGCTGCTGGAGTTCCCGATCGGCTTCATCCACGTGGTGACCAGCGACTGGTACGGCGTGACGCTGATGGTGGTGCGCAACGGCCTGCTGGTCGCCGCCTCCCTGACGGCGGGCCGCCGCCTGTGGCGCGCCACCGTGTCCCCGGCGCCCCTCGCATCCGCCCCCGCTGCGGCGGAGTCGCCCGTCTCCTCCTGA